From one Lineus longissimus chromosome 3, tnLinLong1.2, whole genome shotgun sequence genomic stretch:
- the LOC135484507 gene encoding uncharacterized protein LOC135484507: MSVRSSFGYRTEKVLTIHKDKSIRTAGLSNMKDQAKPDKADKMAGKGIKTVQKLDTVVGKDKTKSTEGTVKKEVIGKIGKVKFVRGERMKPDVQERKGSLSNGQLKSVGAKDKPGVYRSANMVVSLSDNAVIVTIPDQGDDDVVTSTDTVTMPKPSGKPRWWHFANSRKRWKGTLLKKLKGSMASTSSTKETMWCLVDHNGSESTPGSMASTSSTKETMWCLVDRNGQHGVHQ, translated from the exons ATGTCTGTCAGGAGTTCGTTTGGATATCGGACGGAGAAGGTCCTCACGATACACAAGGATAAGTCGATACGCACTGCAGGATTATCAAACATGAAGGACCAGGCGAAACCAGACAAAGCAGACAAGATGGCAGGGAAAGGAATAAAGACGGTTCAGAAGTTGGATACAGTTGTGGGAAAGGATAAGACAAAAAGTACAGAAGGGACGGTTAAGAAAGAAGTCATCGGCAAGATAGGGAAGGTGAAGTTTGTGCGTGGAGAGAGGATGAAACCTGACGTCCAAGAGAGGAAAGGTAGTCTGAGCAATGGACAGCTGAAATCTGTTGGTGCCAAGGATAAGCCTGGCGTGTACCGGTCTGCAAACATGGTGGTGTCCTTGTCGGATAATGCAGTGATTGTGACAATTCCTGACCAAGGAGATGATGATGTTGTGACTTCTACCGATACAGTCACAATGCCAAAACCATCTGGTAAACCAAGATGGTGGCATTTTGCCAACAGCAGGAAAAGGTGGAAAGGAACTTTACTCAAAAAgctaaag GGCAGCATGGCGTCCACCAGTAGCACCAAGGAAACCATGTGGTGCCTGGTGGATCACAATGGCTCAGAATCCACCCCA GGCAGCATGGCGTCCACCAGTAGCACCAAGGAAACCATGTGGTGCCTGGTGGATCGCAATG GGCAGCATGGCGTCCACCAGTAG